TGAACCGGGCATTACGGGCTGACTTGAGCAAAAACACCCCAGCGAGGACTGGCAGCTCAAGGGGATCAGCAAGATCCCTGCAAAACCTCTCAAGAGCACGAGGATCCATCACCATCTGCGTCTGCACGAATCGGGCACCTGCCTCACGCTTGCGCGCGAGTCGACGCGACAGACCTGACCAGCTGGCGCAATGGGGGTCAGCGGCAGCCCCGGCGAACAGATTGATCGGACCGTCAGCAAGCTTTTCCTTGACGGGATCTTCACCACGATTGAACGCGCTCACCTGCTGCAGAAGACGAACGGATTCCAGTTCGTGGACCGAGCGAACTGACGATTGATCGCCCGCACGCACGGGATCTCCCGTGAGGCAGAGCACATTGCGGATCCCCAGGGCATGGGCTCCCAGCAAGTCACCTTGGATTGCGATGCGGTTGCGGTCGCGTCCAGCCATCTGCAGAACGGGCTCCAAGCCCACATCGATCAGAAGACGACACACCGCCAGGCCGCACATGCGCATCACCGCCCGGCTGCCATCCGTGACATTGATGGCGTGAACACGGCCGCGGAGGCACTCTGCCATCGCGATGGTGTGGGCAGGATCCCCTCCTCTCGGCGGCATGACCTCAGCAGTGATCGTGATGGACCCAGCCTCAAGGCTGCGCTGCAGCGCGGAACTCAAACGAACGAACGCTTCTGAGGGCCACTATGCAAGATCACGTTCTGCAGCGATGCCTAGGATGGGGGCTAGGTTGAACACATCGGTCAGCATGACCAGTGGCGAGGGAGCAGACGCAATGAATGTTTCCCTCTCCGCAAGGGAGCTTGAAATCATCGAACTCGTCGCAGAGGGACTGACGAACCAAGAAATTGCCGAGCGACTGACCATCAGCAAACGCACCGTTGATAATCACGTGAGCAATGTGTTCACAAAAACCGGATCAAAAAACCGCGTTGCCCTCCTCAACTGGGCGATGGATCACGGCAAGATCTGTCGTGATGGATTCAATTGCTGTTCGCTTCCGGAAGCATCCGACGACGCGCCCTGACCGCCAGCGGCAAAGGCACGGGTAAATCGAGCATCGAACAGTGCGTCAAGGAGAGGTCGAAGAGGTCGGCATAGGCGACGCAGGCCTCGCGATCGAGACCGATGAATCGCAGAATCCCCTCATGGTCATAGAGGCCGTGCACGGCACACTCACGTTTCCTGGGAGAAATCTAAAGGAAAACCAAAGAATCCTTCAAGGGTGTTTGAACTCATTGAAGAGTGCCGATGCCGTAGCGACACCTGACCTCTTCAGGCCATGACGAAATTGGAGCGGCAGCCAGAGCCGCATTGCTCCAGCGACCATCACTTGTGACTTCCTGGCCGCACCAAGGAGGAAGCTCCATGGGTGCATCGGCAGTTTCCAACTCCACCTCAGCAAGAACAAGAGGCGCGTTATCACCCTCAAAGCAGTCCACAACCCATTCACCACCTGAGAGAGCGAGGGAGTAGCGGGTCTTGATCAAGCGATGGGGTGCGAGGTCCCAGAGCGCCTCCGCATCGGTGGTTGGCAGGGAGTATTCGAACTCATGGCGTGCAATTCCGGACGCGGGTGCCTTGAGCGTTAGCCAAGCCTCGCCATCGGTACGCAAGCGCATCCGCACGGTGACACCATCCTTGGACGCCGCCAGATAGCCCTGCTTCAGCGGCTGAGGGGCACCAGCCAAGGCACGCCAGCCGGATCCTGTCACCAGGAAACGTCGTTCGATTTCGAGCGGCATCGGTTGTTTCAGTTCGGCGATGGCATGCTGTCGACCAAACTGCCCGCCCAATGCAGTTTGCGAGACAGGGTTCGGTAGTACGAAGGATTCTGCTCCAGCTGCACCATCAGGGCGTGATGGGGAGCCCGCTGTATCACGCAGCATTCACCCGGTGCCATCACTTCGCCGGCGGCGCCATCCTTCCAGAGCTTCACCTGGCGGTGAGAATCTCCGAGAGGCCAGATCACAAGACGCGACCGCGGGGGCAGCACAATCGGCCGACTCGACAGACTCATCGGACAAATTGCACTAACAATGATGGCGTCAATGCCAGGGTGAAGGATGGGTCCACCAGCAGCCATGGCATATCCGGTGGACCCAGTGGGTGTGGCCAGGATCAATCCATCACCCCTCACCTGATCCACCACCTCTCCATCGATCTCCAGTTCCAACGTGCAGGTTGGGGCGAGATCCTCGCGATAGGGGCGCAGATAGATGTCGTTGAGAGCCCAGTGCCTTTCCTCCACGGACGAATCGTCCGGGAGCATTCCAGAGACCGGGCAAGTCAAGGCATCGGCCCGATGGACCACGGCCTGAAGCATCATCCGCCGCTCCATGGCGAAATGATCCTCCAAAATCCGCGTCCAGAGCGTGTCGTTGTGGAGCAGACCGGGCTCATGGGTCAGGAATCCCAGATGACCACCCACGTTGAAGCAGAGGATGGGAACATCCAGCACAGCCAGGTGTCTCGCGGCTCCAAGAACAGTGCCATCGCCACCGAGCACAACAGCGAGGTCGGGAAGCTCAGGCTCTGAGGCGAGGAGGCCCGGAAAGGGGTCGGCCATGAGCCCACTCATGGCGATCGCTACGGATACACCCAGTGACTCCAACTGGGATGCACACGCTTTTGCTTCCTTCAGAGCAAGTGGACTATCAGCTCTGTAGATCAGCCAAACCCTTTGCAGCTGCATGGTGGGGGCGCTGCCCTACCAGCGCAGAAGGTTGAAACGTTCCATGTCCACTGTGACGCGATTGCGATAGAGCGACAAAAGAATCGCCAAACCGACTGCTGCCTCGGCCGCAGCCACGGTGATCACAAAAACCGAAAACACCTGTCCTCGAATCAGCTGTCCATCCACGTAAGAGGAGAACGCCATGAGGTTGATGTTCACCGCATTGAGCATCAACTCGATACTCATGAGCACGCGCACAGCATTACGACTGTTGATCAGGCCCCAAACTCCTGTGCAGAACAGCACTGCAGCAACAAGGAGATACGCCTCGAGAGGAACAGAACCGGAAAGCAGCTCAGAAGCCATGGGGAAGAAAGGAAGAGGAAATCAGGCGGGTGGCTGATCCACCAGCAAAGGAGTGCGTGCCTTTTCGATCAGGCCTTGGTCAACAGCTTCACCAGTCCCAGGATCAACTGCTTGTACATCACGCCGCGCCAGCACGATGGCCCCGATCATGGCCATCAGAAGCAGCACAGACGCCAGCTCGAAGGGAAGCAGGTAATCGGTGAACAGATGCTCACCGATGCGAATCGTCGCTCCCTCACCGATCGGCTCTGGCCCTTCAGCCCAAGGGGTGGTGAGAACCACTCGGGTGAGAAGAACAAACAAGCCTGCACAGACACCACCAGAGAGAAGACGTCTTACCGCAATCCCAGGAATCGGTGCCAGGTCTTCGCGCTTGTTGACCAGCATGATCGCAAACAGGATCAGAACATTGACAGCCCCGACGTACACCAACACCTGGGCGGCAGCGACGAAGCTCGCATTCAGCAGCAGGTAGAGGCCGGCGACAGCAAGAAAAACGCCACCTAGCAGGAAGGCCGAATAAACAATGTTGCTGAGGAGCACAACACCAAGGGCTCCCAGGATGATGACTGCGCTGAGAACAAGAAAGCTGATCAGCTGCGTCGACGCTGCGATCGTCATTCAGCGCTCTCCTTGCCGTTGGTGGTTGATGTGGCCGATTCTCCCTCATTGCCCGCTGCGTCACCAGCGCTCGTCTTGAGGGAGGCCAGAACCTGGTCCGGCCTCTGACCAGCCCGGGGACGGTCCGGATCGACCCCATGGGGGTGGACTTCACCTGCCGGAAGATACGCCAGCTCCCTAAGGGGTTGTACGGCCGGATCAGTGGTCACGCTGGTGGGTAAACGGCCCAGGGCCACGTTGTCGAAGTTGAGGCTATGGCGATCGAAAGCAGCCAGTTCGTACTCCTCGGTCATCGACAGGCAGTTGGTGGGGCAGTACTCCACGCAGTTGCCACAAAAGATGCAAACCCCGAAATCAATGGAGTAGTTCCGCAATTCCTTCTTCTTGGTCTCCTTGTTCATCACCCAATCCACTACTGGCAGGTTGATGGGACAGACCCGAACACAGACCTCACAGGCGATGCACTTGTCGAACTCGTAGTGAATCCGTCCGCGGTAGCGCTCTGAAGGAATGAGCTTCTCGTAGGGGTACTGCACCGTCACGGGACGGCGCTTCATGTGGTCGAAAGTGACAGCCAGGCCTTGCGTGAGGTTGCGCGCTGCATCAACGGCTTCGCGGGTGTAGTCACCAACCTGTTTAAGAAAACCGAACATTGGCTGAGGTCAGGTAAGGAGCGGTCTGTCGAAGAGGAACCAGAGCGTCATGATGACGTCGCCTGGATCAAAGTGTCGTGTTCACCCACCGAAAGCGATGGGGAACGCGAGCTTGAGAGCCGCGGTGACCAGCAGGTTCACCAAGGCCAGGGGAAGCAGAAATTTCCAACCCAGATCCAAAAGCTGGTCGATGCGCACCCGCGGCGTGGTCCAGCGCAACAGGATGGCGATGAACACCAGCAGATAGGCCTTCAGCACAGTCATCACAATGCCTGTCGCACCCGTGATCACCTGAACGAGCGGTGCATCCACAGACTGCCCTAGCCAACCGGCAAGCCATTCCACAGGAACCGGAAATCCCCAGCCACCGAGATACAGAACGGAAACCAGGAGCGCTGACAGCACCAGGTTGATGTAACTGCCCAGGTAAAACAGGGCGAATTTCATTCCTGCGTATTCAGTCTGGTATCCAGCGACAAGCTCCTCTTCAGCCTCAGGGAGGTCAAAGGGAAGACGTTCACACTCAGCCAGGGCACAGATCCAGAAGATCAGGAAACCCACTGGTTGGCGCCAGATGTTCCAGCTCAGAATTCCAGCCCCCGTCTGCTGACTGACGATGTCAACGGTGCTCAGTGAGTTGCTCATCATCACCACCGCAAGCACCGCAAGGGCGAGCGGGATTTCGTAGCTGATCGACTGGGCTGCAGCCCTGAGTCCACCCAAGAGGGAGTACTTGTTATTGGATGCGTAGCCACTCATCAGCAGACCGATGGGCTGAACGCTGCTGAGGGAGATCCACAAGAAGATGCCAACGCCCACATTGCTGATCAGCAGATTCTGTCCAAAAGGAACGATCAACCAGGACAGGATCACCGGCACCACAACCAGCACGGGGCCAAGCGTGAAGAGAAGCCCATCGGCCCTGGCTGGGATGATGTCTTCTTTCACCAAAAGCTTGAGGCCATCAGCCAGGGGCTGAAGAACGCCGAGGGCTCCCGCATATTCCGGGCCGATGCGCTGCTGAACAGCAGCAGAGATCTTGCGTTCCAACCAAACCGTGACCAGCACACCAACCACTGCTGCCACAAGCACCAGCAGCATGGGTAGCGGCAGCCAGATCAATCGGGCCGCTTGATCGGAGAGTCCGAAGCCCTCAAGGGTCTGACTGAAGCTCTGTTCGAGATCCAGACCAGGACTCACTAGAGCCGGTGCATTGGTGGCAAAGAAAGTCACCATGAACTGAGGATTGATGTGTGCAACTTAGGTGCTTGCGGAGGGGAGTCGGTCTTCAAGCGAGCTCCACTGACGCATCGAATGGCCCGTGTAGATCTGAGAGGGCCGGAAAATGCGGTTGGCGCCAAGCTGTTCCCGCCAGTGGGCTAGCCATCCCGCCACCCTGGCGATGGCAAACACAGGCGTGAACAGATCCCTGGGAATTCCGAGCTTGCGGTAAACCAAACCGGAGTAGAAGTCCACATTGGGGAAAATCCCTTTCGGTCCAAGACGACGTTCAGCAGCTGCTTCAAGAGCCCTGGCCACGTCATACATTTCGTCGTGGCCGAAGCGGGCAAACAGCTCCTCTGCCAGCTCCTGAAGAATCACGGCACGGGGGTCCTTCACCCGATACTCCCGATGCCCGAAACCCATGACCTTGCGTTTACTCGCCATGGCTGCATCGAGGTAATCAGCTGCACGGTCTGCTGTACCGATCTCATCCAGCATGGCCAGCACATCTTCATTGGCCCCTCCATGCAGAGGTCCTGCCAGGGTTCCCACGGCTGATGCGACGACTGCATAGGGATCGGTCAGTGTGCTGGCCGTAACCCTCGCACTGAACGTACTGGCGTTCAGGCTGTGTTCCGCATGCAGGATCAGACAACGGTCAAAGATCCTTGAAGCCAGAGGGTCAGGTTCACGCTCCATGAGCATGTAGAGGAAGTTGGCCGAATAGGCCAGATCATCGCGAGGTTGGATCGGATCCTGTCCTTTGCGGATCAGCTGAAAGGCGGCGACCATCGTGGGGATCTTGGCGATCAACCGCACCACGGCGTCATAGATGTATTGGGGGTCATCGATGGCACGCCTGGAATAAAACAAGCCAAGCGAAGCCGCACTCGACTGCAGAGCATCCATCGGATGCCCATCCGATGGAAAACACTTCATCATGTCGCGCACGCGGAAGCTCACCCTTCGGTGCATCTGCACCTCTTGCTCGAAATCCCTCAACTGCTGACGACTGGGCAGTTCACCCCAGATCAGCAAATACGTAGTTTCCAAGAAACTGCAGTGAGAAGCGAGATCGTCAACGGGATAGCCGCGATAGGAAAGCAGCCCCTTTTGCCCGTCGATATCACAGATTGACGACTGCGTCGCCGGAACCCCTTCCAACCCAGGACGGAACACCAGACCGGTGCGCTCATGACGGATTTCGCCCCCCTCGGTTCGACTCACCGACTGCCTTCAGCTCCATGGCAACTTAATCGGAGCTTGGGAGGAGAAGTCGCGGTTTGAGCAAAGCCTGGAGCTCAGCATGTCCGAAGGGATCGTTATGAAGGGCATCCCAGGAGAGATGGCAGAAGCCTGCCTTCCGCAATCGCAGCCCCCCGGGTGCGGCGCCGATGAGTGCAGCGGCGACCACGCTCAGATCGGGCTCATGGCCGACCAGGAGACATCGACCACGAAGTGATCTCACCAGAGGTCTGGGATCACCCCCAGGCGCGAGGGTGGCCTCGATCCTCTTCGCCGAAGCCAGACCCGCCTGAACGGCCAGATCGGCGGTCTCCACGGCCCGCCTGTAAGGACTACAGAGCATCTGGTCGGCTTGATAACCAAGAGCCTGAAGGCGATTAGCCACTGCGAGCGTGCGCTCCACCCCGAGCGTCGTCAGGGGGCGATCCGGATGGTCCTGCCCATGCTCCCGTTCAATAGCGATGCCATGACGGAACAAGAAGAGATCAACCGAAACGGAGTCGGGCATGCAGGCGCAGGCTGCTCGCCTCCCCACTCTGACTCGACGTCTGATCTGGCGCTGCAACCAGAGTGAGGCTCTGCACAGCAGGACTCAGTGAACGTCCTCCAAGGCCCTGGAGAAGAATCCATGGACGCCACTGGGCGAGACCATCTCGACTCGGATTGGCGGCAAGCGCGAGCTGTTGCGTACTTGGGGCCTTGGCCTGACTGCGCAGCTCCTGAAGTTGCTGCTTGAGACCGCTCGGATCGCCGCCACTTCGGCGCTGACGCAGTCCCTCAAGGGTCTGTCCCCACCAGTTCAAGCGAGCATCGTGTTCCAAAGCCACGGCAAGATCCGCCGTCAGCGACTCCTCTCCATGGCGTCGTTGACGCACAAGCCTGGTCCAAACCTCAAGCGATTGCCCATCGGCATCCAGGGTGGATCCCACAAGGCCGTCCTGCTCAAGCTTGCTGCTCACGGCCTCCGATGGTGGTGAATCCGCGATGGTCCCGAGAAGCCAACCCGCCTCACCCTGTTGGAGAAGCAATGGGCCGGAGTCGAGAGCAACAACGGCCGCTGCTCCTTGCGCAGAGGCGGAGTCCAAGGTCCGTTGCAGAACTGGAGCAATCCACTGCGCCAAGGGATTGCGGCTGTCGGGATTGATCAATGCCTGGGGCGCTGACAGCAGAGCTAGCGCCTGAGCATCCCCGCCTGCACCAGCAAGAAGTGCCTCAGCATCAGATCGTCCATCCGCCTCAGGAATCACCTCATCGCGGAAGTGAACCAAAGCCTTCAGGTCAAGATCCATCCCATGGGTGACCATGCCAGCCACCAAACCGGAGAG
The sequence above is a segment of the Synechococcus sp. PROS-7-1 genome. Coding sequences within it:
- a CDS encoding methylenetetrahydrofolate reductase translates to MSSALQRSLEAGSITITAEVMPPRGGDPAHTIAMAECLRGRVHAINVTDGSRAVMRMCGLAVCRLLIDVGLEPVLQMAGRDRNRIAIQGDLLGAHALGIRNVLCLTGDPVRAGDQSSVRSVHELESVRLLQQVSAFNRGEDPVKEKLADGPINLFAGAAADPHCASWSGLSRRLARKREAGARFVQTQMVMDPRALERFCRDLADPLELPVLAGVFLLKSARNARFINRMVPGACIPDHLITRLDQADDPMAEGIAIAAEQVRQFTGIAQGVHLMAVKAEQRIPEVLERAGVSLPVL
- a CDS encoding helix-turn-helix transcriptional regulator; protein product: MTSGEGADAMNVSLSARELEIIELVAEGLTNQEIAERLTISKRTVDNHVSNVFTKTGSKNRVALLNWAMDHGKICRDGFNCCSLPEASDDAP
- a CDS encoding CYTH domain-containing protein; the encoded protein is MPLEIERRFLVTGSGWRALAGAPQPLKQGYLAASKDGVTVRMRLRTDGEAWLTLKAPASGIARHEFEYSLPTTDAEALWDLAPHRLIKTRYSLALSGGEWVVDCFEGDNAPLVLAEVELETADAPMELPPWCGQEVTSDGRWSNAALAAAPISSWPEEVRCRYGIGTLQ
- a CDS encoding NAD(+) kinase, giving the protein MQLQRVWLIYRADSPLALKEAKACASQLESLGVSVAIAMSGLMADPFPGLLASEPELPDLAVVLGGDGTVLGAARHLAVLDVPILCFNVGGHLGFLTHEPGLLHNDTLWTRILEDHFAMERRMMLQAVVHRADALTCPVSGMLPDDSSVEERHWALNDIYLRPYREDLAPTCTLELEIDGEVVDQVRGDGLILATPTGSTGYAMAAGGPILHPGIDAIIVSAICPMSLSSRPIVLPPRSRLVIWPLGDSHRQVKLWKDGAAGEVMAPGECCVIQRAPHHALMVQLEQNPSYYRTLSRKLHWAGSLVDSMPSPN
- the nuoK gene encoding NADH-quinone oxidoreductase subunit NuoK, translated to MASELLSGSVPLEAYLLVAAVLFCTGVWGLINSRNAVRVLMSIELMLNAVNINLMAFSSYVDGQLIRGQVFSVFVITVAAAEAAVGLAILLSLYRNRVTVDMERFNLLRW
- a CDS encoding NADH-quinone oxidoreductase subunit J codes for the protein MTIAASTQLISFLVLSAVIILGALGVVLLSNIVYSAFLLGGVFLAVAGLYLLLNASFVAAAQVLVYVGAVNVLILFAIMLVNKREDLAPIPGIAVRRLLSGGVCAGLFVLLTRVVLTTPWAEGPEPIGEGATIRIGEHLFTDYLLPFELASVLLLMAMIGAIVLARRDVQAVDPGTGEAVDQGLIEKARTPLLVDQPPA
- the ndhI gene encoding NAD(P)H-quinone oxidoreductase subunit I translates to MFGFLKQVGDYTREAVDAARNLTQGLAVTFDHMKRRPVTVQYPYEKLIPSERYRGRIHYEFDKCIACEVCVRVCPINLPVVDWVMNKETKKKELRNYSIDFGVCIFCGNCVEYCPTNCLSMTEEYELAAFDRHSLNFDNVALGRLPTSVTTDPAVQPLRELAYLPAGEVHPHGVDPDRPRAGQRPDQVLASLKTSAGDAAGNEGESATSTTNGKESAE
- the nuoH gene encoding NADH-quinone oxidoreductase subunit NuoH gives rise to the protein MSPGLDLEQSFSQTLEGFGLSDQAARLIWLPLPMLLVLVAAVVGVLVTVWLERKISAAVQQRIGPEYAGALGVLQPLADGLKLLVKEDIIPARADGLLFTLGPVLVVVPVILSWLIVPFGQNLLISNVGVGIFLWISLSSVQPIGLLMSGYASNNKYSLLGGLRAAAQSISYEIPLALAVLAVVMMSNSLSTVDIVSQQTGAGILSWNIWRQPVGFLIFWICALAECERLPFDLPEAEEELVAGYQTEYAGMKFALFYLGSYINLVLSALLVSVLYLGGWGFPVPVEWLAGWLGQSVDAPLVQVITGATGIVMTVLKAYLLVFIAILLRWTTPRVRIDQLLDLGWKFLLPLALVNLLVTAALKLAFPIAFGG
- a CDS encoding citrate synthase, with product MSRTEGGEIRHERTGLVFRPGLEGVPATQSSICDIDGQKGLLSYRGYPVDDLASHCSFLETTYLLIWGELPSRQQLRDFEQEVQMHRRVSFRVRDMMKCFPSDGHPMDALQSSAASLGLFYSRRAIDDPQYIYDAVVRLIAKIPTMVAAFQLIRKGQDPIQPRDDLAYSANFLYMLMEREPDPLASRIFDRCLILHAEHSLNASTFSARVTASTLTDPYAVVASAVGTLAGPLHGGANEDVLAMLDEIGTADRAADYLDAAMASKRKVMGFGHREYRVKDPRAVILQELAEELFARFGHDEMYDVARALEAAAERRLGPKGIFPNVDFYSGLVYRKLGIPRDLFTPVFAIARVAGWLAHWREQLGANRIFRPSQIYTGHSMRQWSSLEDRLPSAST
- a CDS encoding histidine phosphatase family protein, translated to MPDSVSVDLFLFRHGIAIEREHGQDHPDRPLTTLGVERTLAVANRLQALGYQADQMLCSPYRRAVETADLAVQAGLASAKRIEATLAPGGDPRPLVRSLRGRCLLVGHEPDLSVVAAALIGAAPGGLRLRKAGFCHLSWDALHNDPFGHAELQALLKPRLLLPSSD
- a CDS encoding DUF3352 domain-containing protein — translated: MHEDDADVLHRLSMKGRSFLLALVASAMVLLTLALGVWWAMAKQSPLRIVDRPLELSRAARFMPRDAELTLNWLVDPSRIPAYARAVAPVRQRQAVNESTRQLRDGAFALAGLNFNDELADWIGPQVSFAVLNDSSSQAGDQGGLGWVLALSSQDHDGARRFLQRFWQTRSLAGTDLQITRYRGMGLISGRGALLGRDPQPIATALIDDDLLLLASGRGVLEQALDVSQLESLHLQGDADLANDLKSLGSGVAFLTASPAAMKRWLGVPAAIADRSDLSGLVAGMVTHGMDLDLKALVHFRDEVIPEADGRSDAEALLAGAGGDAQALALLSAPQALINPDSRNPLAQWIAPVLQRTLDSASAQGAAAVVALDSGPLLLQQGEAGWLLGTIADSPPSEAVSSKLEQDGLVGSTLDADGQSLEVWTRLVRQRRHGEESLTADLAVALEHDARLNWWGQTLEGLRQRRSGGDPSGLKQQLQELRSQAKAPSTQQLALAANPSRDGLAQWRPWILLQGLGGRSLSPAVQSLTLVAAPDQTSSQSGEASSLRLHARLRFG